From the Entelurus aequoreus isolate RoL-2023_Sb linkage group LG13, RoL_Eaeq_v1.1, whole genome shotgun sequence genome, the window ATATTTGCGAGTACATGGAAACAGCATGTCCTATGAACATACTAGTTTAGGACAAACAAGAAGGTTTTGTTCTTAATTACTGTTTAAAATTCAAATTACAGAAGGGCTGGTCAAAAAAAAACACCTTCATTTTTTAAAAGTAAGCAGGTATAAACTAGAGGTGTCTAGATAATTTATCCTTTGTTTTTTTGATCAAAACAACCAAAAATACTAGTCTCCATCTTTGCACTTTTAAAAaggtaaatgaaaaaataaatgaataaaaacaacattattatATCACTCAGATATAATAGTCTGATTATTTATCAACAACAGAATACATGTTGACCTTATTTAACAAAATGCATTTTGTATATATTCTATCACAGTATATCATTACATCCATGAATactctaaataaaataaacactcaTTTAATCAGATGTagttaaatgaataaaatatatcCTTTAAATGTTATATGTTTCCATCTCTTTGTTGTACCTGTCAAGGAtatttttttgtatcttttttttacttaggatacgataccgatatcggaGACTTCAGGATCGGTCGATACGACACTGAACCGATGTGATATCAACAGCTGTATCAGCAGGATTCATACGTACTTTGTGAAAGGTTTGATCGAGTGAAATTTTGTACaatagtaggtatgaaaaacactaaccttatgacagacCTACGCTTgctttaagttaaagtggagtggtTTTTGGGGAACCAAGTTATTAATAGTAATTATTTAAGTTagtctgctttgcacactcttggcattctctcgatgagcttcaagcacacctgtgaagtgacaaccatttcaggtgactacctcttaaagctcatggagagaatgccaagagtgtgcgaaaaagtaatcagagcaaagggtggctattttgaagaaactaccatataaaacatatttgactTTGACGCAATAAATGTGTAACTTGGAGCCaaactattttgacataaattgtgtgcttacccaaataaaccgggaaaAACGTCCCCgggcagctggaccaaacagacaactatgcatggagtgagtcacactttatattgatcatgacacacacatattacaaacactgtaatatgattgttcatgtttttcactcagcacAGATTGTTTTATCGCATTGTGTTGAGCATTACaagacgtagaagctagcttacctCTTGCCGTAACTAGCTTACGGCTAATAACGTAGTGcgacgatgtgttactacgctagaaaaagagttcctcagtgttcactcttacaataacaatgtcactacagtttagttattatacaggttacaggacGTAAATGACGTATTTTTGAcgctttttgaatgcatttttaaagtgatttagaggtagaattgactgCTAACGTTAGCTGCAacgctagccaccaagaacgaaccGATTTTTACAAACTggaatacaaaaaaattacaaacttcttgtctctcataatgattgttaaAAAGGTGCATACCCTCCAACGGCTTGGTCTTGGCTTCCGTCTTTTCCGGCTCCTTCAGCGAAGGAGGCTCTTTGACTGGCTTGGAGACCTTCTCCACCTTTCCAAGGATCTAAAAAGTGAGAGATAAAAACAGGTGGACACCTAGAAGTCACATGGTGTGAGGATGTTATGGTTTTTGTCACAGTGTTTTAGAAACCACAAGGAAGGAGACTCTCTCTTACTTCCAATAAACCATGCAGCCCTCCCTTAAAGACCCCCAAGGAGATGTCAGAATGTCAGCGTCTTACCTTCGGGGCTTTGTTGCTGCTCTTGTCCGAGGCGGGTGTGTGCGCCGGTGGCCTGCGGGGGGCTCGGTCCTTCGCCTCGCAGTTCAGCAAGAAGGTCTCAAAGAGGTTGGTGGAGCTTTTGGCCTCTTTCTGCCCCGACGAGTCCTCTTTGGCGGCCTCGTCCTCTTTGTGCTTGCCCGCTGTGGCCAGCGAGGACGTGGAGGCGGACGAGGGTGTTTTGGCGGCGGCCGAGGTCCCCTCCTGACTTTTGCTCTTGGCCTTCTTGTGCAGGCTGGAGCTGTCGCTGGAGTCGGACGAGTGCGGCGCCGCCTCCTCCCTGCCTCTGGACGTGAGGCTCTTCAGTTTGTGGAGGCTGCTCTCTTTGAGCGAGAAGTCGCCTTTCTTGCTCTTCCTGTCCAGGATGAGCTCCTTGATGCCCTGCAGCTTCACGTCCAACTTGGCCTTCTTGTGTTTGGCCTTGTCCTCCGTGCGCGTCTTCTCCGGGGGCTTGGCGGACGTCTCAGCCTGCGCGTCCTCCTCTAGTTGGGCGTCGGAGAGGCCTTCGCTTCGGTCGTCCTCCAGGGGGCCAGCAGGGCCCTCGTCTTCAGAAGACTCGATCTTGCGCTCCTTCTTggctttcttcttcttcccctcCTCCCCTCGCTCCTTCCTGTGCTTGCCTCCATCTTTCGTCTTGTCTTTCTTGGGTTTCTTGGGTGGAGCCGGCTCGTCGTCCTCGTCATCCGAGTCAATCAGACGCTTTTTTTGCTCCGCCTGTTTCTCCTTGGGCTCGGGAGGGGAGGACGGCATCGTCTCCTCCTCATCGGTCTCCGGCGCCGGCACGGGCTTGAACTCATCCCTCCACttgtctttcttcttctttttcttcttctccttccgcggctcctcctcttcttcccgtaccttctttttcttcttcttcttgacgGGAGCCTCGCTCGGACGATCTTTGTCGCTGTCGCTCTCTGAGTCGGCGTCAAACAAGTCGCTCTTTGTAGGAAGCGGGTTCTGCTGCAGAGAGAAGCAAAAACTCCTGAAATATCCACCTTTAACCCCGTATAAAGTTACACTATCGGTATTTTTTCTGTTCCAGCTGTCACATTCAGGTCAGCTGCCGCACAgtaaaatcagctttgaataatgacaaataagggagcaacaccacacaaaagtttgtaatgcAACATTGTGTCCTCAAAGTCACGTTTGAATTGAACGCACTTTACTCACAACCACGTTTTATGGACTGTCCTCCATTAATCCAcgggccaatattaatccactcaaaaaggTGAAAAATGGAGGTAATATAATAATCCAGAACGTTGCTCTGAAgcaatacagcaggggtcaccaacctttttgaaagcaagagctacttcttgggtactgattaatgcgaagggctaccagtttgatacacacttaaataaattgccagaaatagccaatttgctcaatttacctttaactcaatgttattattaataattaatgatatttacacttaattgaacggtttaaaagaggagaaaacacgaaaaaaaatgacaattaaattttgaaacatagtttatcttcaatttcgactctttaaaattcaaaattcaaccgaaaaaaagaagagaaaaactagctaatttgaatctttttgaaaaaattaaaaaaataatttatggaacatcattactaatttttcctgattaagattaatttaaaaattttgatgacatgttttaaataggttaaaatccaatctgcactttgttagaatatataacaaattggatcaagctatatttctaacaaagacaaatcattatttcttctagattttccagaacaaaaattttaaaagaaattcaaaacactttgaaataagatttaaatttgattctacagattttctagatttgccagaataatttttttgaattttaatcataataagtttgaagaaatatttcacaaatattctttgtcgaaaaaacagaagctaaaatgaagaagtaaattaaaatacatgttttagtctttacaataaaaaaaaataattacttgaacattgatttaaattgtcaggaaagaagaggaaggaatttaaaaggtaaaaaggtatatgtgtttaaaaatcctaaaatcatttttaaggttgtattttttctctaaaattgtctttctaaaagttataagaagcaaagtaaaaaaataaatgaatttatttaaacaagtgaagaccaagtctttaaaatattttcttggattttcaaattctatttgagttttgtctctcttagaattaaaaatgtcgagcaaagcgagaccagcttgctagtaaataaatacaatttaaaaaatagaggcagctcactggtaagtgccgctatttgagctatttttagaacaggccagcgggctactcatctggtccttacgggctacctggtgggcaccgcgttggtgacccctgcaatacaGCCTCCACTCACACAGTCTTTCAGTTCCTTCTGCCAAAACCGTTGATTCGGGACTTACCACAACCTTCTTGGCCTCTGCTTCTTTCTTGGCGTCCGTGGCGGCCTTCTTAAACGCTAACAAGACCTCACGGCAGTCCTCCAGGTGGGCCTCAGGCTCCCAGGTGTCGTCGTCGGAGCAGTAACCTTTCCAGCGCACCCTGTAGAGCACCTCGCCCTGGAACACATTTCACACAGCCCATGAGCAATACTAAAGTCATCATTTGCAACCTCGAAATGATCATTTCAGCCCTCACGGGGTTTCCCCCACGTGTAAGGTAATTGATCGTGGGGGCCGGCCACGGCAAAAGTGAAGGCTTCTGATATGAAAATAAATGAAATCTAATgtgttgtagcgtccagaagaagtcacatcaagtctgacgcactttcactttcactttcatttcAATCTTATGCAAACAACAGGCCCAATTCCAACTTGTATTCCCACTGGGGTTGTCTTGATACCGACATTATGGTATCAGTACCGGCACCgatatgtattttgatacttttcaaaataaaggggaataCAAAAAAAAGGTAAAGAAGAAACCGAATGTTGTGATGATGCAAGAAATATGCACGGGATTGTGTGAAGCGAAAGGCAGcctgtctgcgatgtggacgtaccgaaaattccagactataaaccgctacttttttcctacgctttgaaccatgCGGATAATTCGAGACCTTTTTTTCGCTGGCAGCCATAGTGCATAAACcggtagttgtttttttaaacaagcaAATACTCTGAATAtaagtgttattgtttgtgctacggcgccatcttttggcggggggtttggggggcggggtttggtggtagcgggggtgtatattgtagcatcctggaagagttagtgctgcaaggggttctgggtatttgttctgttgtgttttagggctgcaacaactaatcgattaaatcgattataaaaatagttggtgattaatttagtcatcgattcgttggatctatgctaagcGCATGCGcacaggcaattttttttttgtaaaatgtatttttttatttttataaacctttatttataaactgcaacatgtacaaacagttgagaaacaataatcaaaataagtatggtaccagtatgctgttttttttcaataaaatactggaaaggatagaaatgtagtttgtctcttttatccgattgttaatcgaagtaataatcgacaaattaatcgattatcaaattaatcgttagttgcagctctattgtgtttatgttgtgttacggtgcggatgttctcacgaaacgggtttgtcattcttgtttggtgtgggttcacagtgtggcgcatatttgtaacagtgttaaagttgtttatacggccaccctcagagtgacctgtatggctgttgaccaagtatgtcttgcattcacttatgtgtgtgtgaaagccgcatatattacgtgacggggccggcacgctgtttgtatggaggaaaagcggacgtgatgacaggttgtagaggacgctaaaggcagttcctttaaggcacgcccccaatattgttgtccgggtggaaatcaggagaatggttgctctgggagatttttgggagggccactgaaattcaggagtctcccgggaaaatcgggagggtttggcaagtatgccctacgtccgtgttttaccggatatgtaccgcttcgtacagtggcgttttaaaaagtcattaattttactttttgaaaccgataccgataatttcagatattacattttaaagcatttatcggacatatctactctctacctctaacaaccaaaaagctgtgaaaacgataatgttgtgttccaaatttaaattatttactgaaattgtatgagcctatggctttgcagtttgcttgttttatatatatatcagtgtttcccacacattcatttatttgtggcggcccgccacgaaagaattaaggccgccacaaataaaaaaaatattttacatttctttgtcctgtccagcttctcaggcaaatcatatacttGATGtacatgcccatatcggctgttcagatttactttacaaaagagaagtgtaagatcaagatttttggagctctttgttcagtggatcagatgtttgatgaagctttgtgtctatctaccaccactactgttttctgtttatttattactgactgtggcaggacacctctgcctctgtttcactttatgttgctggtaaataatatggttgtagtagtaggctaaagttaaattatttagtatgcactaattaaaggggcagagctttaagagacattttagcttttatatttttataagatatattttttgtaagaaccacaattaataaatatatttcagtgaataacttattgttcaaatctgtatataaatatgtacataaagtgttgtaattatattgtaaaatggatggatggatgtttaaaacaaaactgttattaattagtaagtatacattttttgagcctttttagagaaaatcatatcattgtagtaaattatgcaaattactcgattatgtcatagtgaccacgcccccaccgccacaggtatcttggcagtttatgggaaacactgtatatatatatatatatatatatatatatatatatatatatatatatatatatatatatatatatatatatatatatatatatatatatagggcagcacggtggctagTGCatgtgcctatatatatatatatatatatatatatatatatatatatatatatagggcagcacggtggctagTGCATGTGCCTCGAAGGTCCTAAGTAgtcttgagttcaatcccgggctcgggatctttctgtgtggagtttgcatgtcctccccgtgactgcttgggttccctccgggtactccggcttcctcccacctccaaagacatgcacctggggataggcccctcccacctccaaagacatgcacctggggataggttgattggcaacactaaatggtccctagtgtgtgaatgttgtctgtctatctgtgttggccctgtgataaggtggcgacttgtccagggtgtaccccacctaccgcccgaatgcagctgatataagctccagcaccccccgtgacttcaaaagggacaagcggtagaaaatggatggatggatggatatatatatatcaatcaatcaatcaatcatccatccatttgctaccgcttattcccttcggggtcgcggggggtgatggagcttatcttagctgcattcgggcggaaggcggtgtacaccctggacatgtcgccacctcatcacagggccaacacagatagacagacaacattcacacactagggaccatttagtgttgccaatcaatctatccccaggtgcatgtctttgggggtgggaggggcctatccccaggtgcatgtctttggaggtggaaggaagccggagtacccagagggaacccacgtaaaaaataaataaataaatacaaataacaacggcacattatttgctgtttgttactactggtttgctaaaaatattttcaaccatattaggtgaaatgacatcttCTCCcagggcacaccagacaatatctcaccgcACAtttggtgtgccgcggcacagtggttgataaACACTGATCCAGATGATGAGATATTGTCGCTGCAAACACGATGCTGCATAAAGGTGAGCAATAAAGGCCTCAGTGGTGATGTTAGTCAGGCTCCATAAAGGTGATGTTAGTTAGTTAGGCTCCATAAAGGCCTCGGTGTTGATGCAATatgttgttagcatgtagctagctAGCCTCACCTCCTCCACTCGCATTTCAATGATCCTCTCCACCTCGTACACATCTTCCTCCTCGTCTTGCTCGCTTTCCACGGGCTCCTTTTTCACTATCACGCCCTCCATTGCGGCGGCCGGTAGAGCCAAGTGCGGTGTCGAGGCCGTGGCCGAGCAGCAGCGACGCGGGGGTGGATGGACCTGTGGCCTCGGCGACGAGCTAACAGGCTAAGCTAACTGGTTAGCACTGGTTGTCGCTACCGAGCTAGCGCTCACACTAGCCCCGCCCCTCACCGTGATGCCTTCACGTGCAAGTCGGAATTTCCAGCACGGAGCCCGTtaaatccaggggtgtccaaactttttccactgaaaaatcaATGCACGCGggcgccattttgatatttttcattttcaataccaatatatacatttatactacAACATTTATACAAGAGGTtcagcagcctccgtagcagaacctccaggttctgtaacagcttcttccctcaggccgtaagactcttgaacgcatcataataatcccctcaattccccccaaaaatggatgaagtgtctggaatataaagacaatacaacattcatccataaacctggatgcatatgcaaaagtgcaatatatttatctgtacagtaatctatttatttatatctgcaccttattgctcttttatcctgcactaccatgagctaatgcaacgaaattccgttcttatctgtactgtaaagttcacatttgaatgacaataaaaggaagtctaagtctatatattACAACATATAGGTTCCCCtcaagtttttcttttttatatatatatatatatatatatatatatatattttttttttttaaattttataaacctttatttataaattgcaacatttacaaacagttgagaaataataatcaaaataagaacaaaaacagtacaaaacaggggGTTGTACAAGTCCTCTCTGGGgcgaggggggtactaggatgacaggggatgcaaaacaataacagtgcaatactttttcataacatagtcactactgcctagtttctttattatattcttattttactgttatatttttat encodes:
- the mphosph8 gene encoding M-phase phosphoprotein 8 isoform X3; protein product: MEGVIVKKEPVESEQDEEEDVYEVERIIEMRVEEGEVLYRVRWKGYCSDDDTWEPEAHLEDCREVLLAFKKAATDAKKEAEAKKVVQNPLPTKSDLFDADSESDSDKDRPSEAPVKKKKKKKVREEEEEPRKEKKKKKKKDKWRDEFKPVPAPETDEEETMPSSPPEPKEKQAEQKKRLIDSDDEDDEPAPPKKPKKDKTKDGGKHRKERGEEGKKKKAKKERKIESSEDEGPAGPLEDDRSEGLSDAQLEEDAQAETSAKPPEKTRTEDKAKHKKAKLDVKLQGIKELILDRKSKKGDFSLKESSLHKLKSLTSRGREEAAPHSSDSSDSSSLHKKAKSKSQEGTSAAAKTPSSASTSSLATAGKHKEDEAAKEDSSGQKEAKSSTNLFETFLLNCEAKDRAPRRPPAHTPASDKSSNKAPKILGKVEKVSKPVKEPPSLKEPEKTEAKTKPLEVVSKPSQGYGFSLDSDEREAQESATKLRPGDDSRERRERLEESQRPSWERKGLADERKKRREDGEPKLHGASDGHMGSQDPLETTDKSDRGPAALSLGMDLNLDWMTLDDFQKHLNGEDEILSAPLLSPSELRDAVKSGDYMAVKLALNSKEEYNLDQEDVSGMSLSMLAAAGGQDDILRLLIRKGVRINGRQKNGTTALMHAAEKNCVTTVAILLEAGSHVNAQTLGGETALMKACKRGNADIVRLLLESGADCSILSKHKTTALYFAKLSNNLAVCDLINNYTSMLSSVAEDTVRAYFETRLVLLEPIFPLACHRLCERSDFFMEFAHKPQPPIEGTGVLLFIFHANFLSEVSARLGGPCSVHAVVLNDKFQLPVFLDSHFIYSFSPVAGNNKLSIRLSQAHSAKVKLLMGAYRVQLQ